In one window of Candidatus Scalindua sp. DNA:
- a CDS encoding carbohydrate porin: protein MKRLTTKASDILPKMTFVITLSVCVMGLHTQSLKADEPAKSADETPVVKTAEKGKVSLAEVAPELYYESRRYPKFYGDGNTVHGDILHRSQLLGNPKGLRDRLVDIGVYLDVGITQFLGANVSGGVKDGKIRNNGTADYWLYFDTGKAGLWPGGSLVLHGETSWEADQSINPDVGSLLPANYDATMPVLNKSKSTFSQFYMMQALPANTIFIAGRADWAGFAEQNTFANNMRTQFSYTGLVNNPILGAFVPYVTWGAGAGWMPNKEHTFFMGALATDGDANTIALNTIFNGNTTYSAQYQYSPTIAGRPGNYRILSAYTSKNPRDFSIDKRHLIGQILGVVPVAKKSGNYSVLANFDQYLWVKGGSVEAYERKRRLKESSHPGHARQHLPPVGIGIFARAGWAPNDRNVIDQFYSFGIGGYGMLIPGRDQDRWGIGWSGTHISDDLRSITRVLRKNLDSFEHAFEAFYNFEVTPAAHLTMNVQVVDSVLEFIDTATTASFRLQLDF from the coding sequence ATGAAACGTTTAACCACCAAGGCAAGTGATATACTTCCAAAGATGACTTTTGTAATAACGCTATCTGTTTGCGTCATGGGTCTGCACACTCAATCACTGAAGGCGGATGAGCCGGCAAAATCTGCGGATGAAACGCCGGTCGTCAAAACTGCTGAGAAGGGCAAGGTGTCATTGGCCGAGGTAGCGCCTGAACTCTATTACGAGAGTCGACGCTATCCCAAGTTTTACGGAGACGGTAATACCGTACACGGCGATATCCTGCACCGGTCCCAGCTCCTGGGAAACCCAAAGGGTTTGCGTGACCGCCTGGTTGACATTGGTGTCTACCTGGACGTGGGCATCACTCAATTCCTTGGAGCGAACGTATCCGGGGGCGTGAAAGATGGGAAGATCCGGAACAACGGAACGGCAGATTACTGGCTGTATTTTGACACAGGCAAGGCGGGCCTTTGGCCCGGTGGATCTCTAGTCCTGCATGGGGAGACTTCGTGGGAGGCAGACCAGAGCATCAACCCCGACGTAGGATCGCTTTTGCCGGCAAACTATGATGCAACCATGCCGGTGCTCAATAAATCCAAGTCAACATTCTCCCAGTTTTATATGATGCAGGCTTTGCCCGCGAATACTATCTTTATAGCGGGTAGGGCCGACTGGGCCGGGTTTGCCGAGCAGAACACCTTTGCCAACAACATGCGTACCCAGTTCAGCTATACGGGCCTTGTCAACAACCCCATTCTTGGCGCGTTCGTTCCGTATGTGACATGGGGTGCAGGGGCCGGCTGGATGCCCAACAAAGAGCACACGTTCTTCATGGGCGCTCTGGCTACCGACGGGGATGCGAATACCATCGCCTTAAACACGATCTTCAACGGCAACACCACTTACTCCGCCCAGTACCAGTATTCGCCGACGATCGCCGGGCGCCCAGGAAATTACCGGATCCTCTCCGCGTATACGAGCAAGAACCCCCGCGACTTCTCCATAGATAAGCGACATCTCATCGGGCAGATTCTCGGTGTCGTGCCCGTCGCCAAGAAGAGTGGTAACTATAGTGTGCTGGCCAACTTCGATCAGTACTTGTGGGTAAAGGGTGGGAGTGTGGAAGCCTACGAGCGTAAACGTCGTCTGAAAGAGAGTTCTCATCCGGGACATGCCCGTCAACACTTGCCGCCGGTCGGAATCGGCATCTTCGCCCGCGCGGGGTGGGCGCCCAATGACCGTAACGTAATCGACCAGTTTTACAGCTTCGGCATCGGCGGGTACGGCATGCTCATACCGGGGCGGGACCAAGATCGGTGGGGCATCGGCTGGTCGGGAACGCACATCTCCGATGACCTGCGAAGTATTACCAGGGTCCTCCGCAAAAACCTCGACTCCTTCGAGCACGCCTTCGAGGCCTTCTACAATTTTGAGGTAACGCCTGCTGCACACCTCACCATGAATGTACAGGTCGTCGACTCGGTGTTGGAATTTATTGACACCGCCACCACCGCTAGTTTCAGGCTGCAATTGGATTTCTAG
- a CDS encoding pyruvate carboxylase, producing MEIRKFKKLLVANRSEIAIRVCRAAHELGIRTVAIYSHEDRFALHRFKADEAYLTGTDKNPVKAYLDIEGIIQIAKDKEVDAIHPGYGFLSENTDFARTCENAGIAFIGPRPEILTLLGNKTSAKQIAEKAQVPILSGNNAPVKSSEEAVAFCSQLGYPVIIKAVHGGGGRGMRVVRSETELISRLNEAQRESMTAFGSDECFIEKYIEKARHIEVQILGDKHHNIVHLYERDCSLQRRHQKVVEIAPAQNLDAGIRQNICDTAVRICKSVNYDNAGTVEFLLDTETDKFYFIEINPRIQVEHTVTEAITGIDLVKRQILISEGYPLHSPEIRIPDQKSIQIRGAALQCRITTEDPANKFIPDYGRIQHYRSAGGMGIRLDAGTAFSGAIVTPFYDSLLVKVTAFGICFEDAVSRMDRALDEFRIRGVKTNIPFLINLVNHKDILEGKCTTIFIDENQNLFCFPRRRDRATLIMRFLGNVLVNGHSLIREIPKSICRRTAPVPPFDHKISRPRGTRDLLLEMGPAKFARYIRDEKRLLLTDTTFRDAHQSLLATRMRTIDMLKISEVYSRNHADFFSLEMWGGATFDTAMRFLTECPWDRLRSMRRLAPNILFQMLLRASNGVGYTNYPDNVVKEFIKQAAESGIDVFRVFDSLNWVENMKVAIDAVLETGVLCEAAICYTGDILDPKRTKFNLGYYVKMAKELEELGAHILAIKDMAGLLKPYAAYELVCALKSEINIPIHLHTHDTSGGQIATLIKAAEAGVDIVDAAMGPFSGLTSQPNLNTLVEMLRFHDHSTGMDFKALGLLSDYWEVVREYYTPFESVQKASTAEVYHHEIPGGQFTNLFQQAHSMGLSHRWREITDVYADVNQIFGDIVKVTPSSKVVGDMTLFLVTNNMKAQDILSGERDISFPTSVVEFFEGRLGQPTGGFPKEVQYKILRGAPAFTERPGSNLPPVNLEEVKEKVEARILRTITNEELMSYVMYPAVFLEYAAHKRKYDDVSIIPTDVFFYGLPMHEEVFIDIEEGKTLILKLVAISPANEDGNCTVFFELNGQPREVVIANRKVASSITRRPRVEEGNNKHVGAPMPGMIVKVKVAAGDKVVKNDALLIMEAMKMEATIYAECDGEISQVLVKPRDCVETGDLLAVYR from the coding sequence ATGGAAATCAGAAAATTTAAAAAACTACTTGTTGCCAACCGCAGTGAAATTGCGATACGGGTCTGCCGGGCGGCACATGAATTAGGTATAAGGACTGTAGCAATATATTCTCACGAAGACCGCTTTGCGCTTCATAGATTTAAAGCGGATGAAGCGTATCTGACGGGTACGGACAAAAATCCAGTTAAGGCGTATCTTGATATCGAAGGAATTATTCAGATTGCCAAAGACAAGGAAGTTGACGCCATACATCCGGGCTACGGATTTCTATCTGAGAATACGGACTTTGCCCGTACGTGCGAAAATGCAGGTATTGCCTTTATTGGACCCCGCCCGGAAATTCTTACGCTTCTTGGCAACAAAACCTCAGCAAAGCAGATTGCCGAAAAGGCTCAGGTACCCATACTTTCGGGAAACAACGCTCCTGTGAAAAGTTCGGAGGAAGCTGTGGCATTTTGCAGTCAACTGGGTTATCCGGTTATTATCAAGGCTGTCCATGGAGGGGGAGGCAGGGGAATGCGCGTAGTTCGCAGCGAGACGGAATTAATCAGCCGCCTCAATGAGGCCCAGCGCGAGTCCATGACAGCCTTTGGTTCCGATGAATGTTTCATCGAAAAATACATTGAAAAGGCGCGCCATATCGAGGTGCAGATTCTCGGGGACAAACACCATAATATTGTGCACCTTTATGAGCGTGACTGCTCTCTCCAAAGACGTCATCAGAAAGTTGTCGAGATTGCACCTGCACAGAATCTTGATGCAGGTATCAGGCAGAATATCTGTGACACTGCGGTAAGAATATGTAAATCGGTAAATTATGATAATGCCGGTACGGTAGAATTCCTTCTCGACACAGAAACTGATAAATTTTATTTTATTGAAATCAACCCGAGAATTCAGGTTGAACACACCGTCACAGAGGCGATAACCGGGATCGATCTTGTCAAAAGACAGATATTAATCAGTGAAGGGTACCCTCTTCACTCTCCGGAGATCCGCATACCTGACCAAAAGTCAATCCAGATCAGGGGAGCTGCCCTCCAATGCAGAATTACCACTGAAGACCCGGCCAATAAGTTTATTCCCGACTATGGGCGTATTCAGCATTATCGTTCTGCCGGGGGCATGGGTATCCGTCTTGATGCGGGAACCGCTTTTTCCGGAGCTATTGTTACCCCTTTTTACGATTCGCTGCTTGTGAAGGTCACGGCATTTGGTATTTGTTTTGAGGACGCAGTCAGCCGCATGGACAGGGCTCTGGATGAATTCAGGATCCGCGGTGTAAAGACCAATATTCCCTTTCTGATAAATCTTGTCAATCATAAGGATATCCTGGAAGGAAAGTGCACTACAATTTTTATTGATGAAAATCAGAACCTTTTCTGTTTTCCCCGACGCAGAGACCGTGCTACCCTAATCATGCGTTTTCTCGGAAACGTTCTTGTCAATGGCCACTCTCTCATCAGGGAAATACCCAAATCAATATGCCGCCGCACCGCGCCGGTACCTCCTTTTGACCATAAAATATCCAGGCCCAGAGGAACCCGTGATCTGTTGCTTGAAATGGGGCCGGCAAAATTTGCCCGTTATATTCGTGACGAAAAAAGACTGTTGCTGACGGATACGACGTTTCGCGATGCACATCAGTCATTGCTTGCAACCCGCATGAGAACCATAGATATGCTGAAAATTTCTGAGGTATATTCCAGAAACCATGCCGATTTTTTCTCTCTTGAAATGTGGGGAGGGGCAACCTTTGATACTGCCATGAGGTTTCTTACGGAGTGTCCCTGGGATCGTTTGCGTTCCATGCGCAGGCTTGCTCCCAATATACTTTTTCAAATGCTGCTCAGGGCATCGAACGGCGTAGGATATACAAACTATCCCGATAATGTTGTAAAGGAGTTTATCAAACAGGCTGCCGAAAGCGGTATAGACGTATTTCGTGTCTTCGATTCGCTTAACTGGGTTGAAAATATGAAGGTGGCGATCGATGCTGTTCTGGAAACCGGTGTTTTGTGTGAAGCGGCAATATGCTATACCGGTGATATATTAGACCCGAAGCGTACCAAGTTCAACCTTGGTTATTATGTGAAAATGGCAAAAGAATTAGAAGAACTGGGTGCTCATATACTGGCAATAAAAGATATGGCGGGGCTGCTGAAACCATACGCTGCTTATGAACTTGTTTGTGCCTTGAAGTCGGAAATAAATATTCCCATACATTTACATACGCATGATACCTCAGGCGGTCAAATCGCAACCCTGATAAAGGCTGCGGAAGCAGGTGTGGATATTGTGGATGCGGCGATGGGCCCCTTCTCCGGGCTAACATCACAGCCCAATTTGAACACATTGGTAGAGATGCTTCGTTTTCATGACCACAGCACAGGCATGGACTTCAAGGCCCTGGGACTGCTCTCGGATTACTGGGAAGTGGTCAGAGAGTATTACACGCCATTTGAATCCGTTCAGAAGGCAAGCACTGCGGAGGTATATCATCATGAAATACCCGGAGGACAGTTTACCAATCTTTTCCAGCAGGCACACTCCATGGGGCTGTCACACCGGTGGCGTGAAATTACGGATGTCTATGCTGACGTCAATCAGATTTTTGGTGATATTGTAAAAGTAACCCCTTCTTCAAAAGTAGTAGGAGATATGACACTGTTTCTGGTTACCAATAATATGAAGGCTCAGGATATTCTCAGCGGAGAGAGGGATATTTCATTTCCCACCTCAGTTGTTGAATTTTTTGAGGGCCGTCTTGGCCAGCCGACCGGAGGTTTTCCGAAAGAAGTCCAGTATAAAATTTTACGGGGAGCGCCTGCATTTACCGAAAGACCGGGCTCTAATCTGCCGCCCGTAAACCTTGAAGAGGTGAAAGAAAAAGTTGAGGCCCGTATCCTGAGAACTATTACAAACGAAGAACTCATGTCGTATGTAATGTACCCTGCAGTATTTCTCGAATATGCAGCGCACAAGAGGAAGTATGATGATGTCTCTATCATTCCTACAGATGTGTTCTTTTATGGCCTGCCTATGCATGAGGAAGTTTTCATTGATATTGAAGAAGGAAAAACCCTGATTCTCAAACTGGTGGCAATCAGTCCGGCCAATGAGGACGGAAACTGTACGGTATTTTTTGAACTGAACGGGCAACCGCGTGAAGTTGTAATTGCCAACCGTAAAGTTGCGTCTTCAATAACCAGGCGCCCCCGGGTAGAGGAAGGAAATAACAAACATGTTGGCGCTCCCATGCCGGGTATGATAGTCAAAGTAAAAGTTGCCGCCGGTGATAAGGTCGTAAAGAATGATGCGCTTTTGATTATGGAGGCGATGAAGATGGAGGCCACCATTTACGCCGAATGCGACGGAGAAATCAGCCAGGTTCTGGTTAAGCCAAGAGATTGTGTCGAGACCGGAGATCTGCTTGCTGTGTACAGATAA
- a CDS encoding ATP-binding cassette domain-containing protein, with protein sequence MTLLSLQEVSVSFGGLIILDRVSLQIERGERVCLLGRNGAGKSTLLKLINGAVLPDSGEVVRQKGLRSAYLSQEIPRDVQGTVFDIVLDGLRGHGQGNPHDEIDHDWEMHHLVEKVISLIQLNADSEFQTLSSGLKRRVLLARGLVCQPEILLLDEPTNHLDIASIGWLEEFLLRYKGTIFFVTHDRMFLQKTANRIMELDRGKLSDWECDYQTFLLRKEALLDAEEKQQAVFDKKLAQEEIWLRQGIKARRTRNEGRVRALEKMRAVRRERRMVTGTVRMKTHEAERSGAKIIEVKNLGYRYDDTSVIKDFSTTIMRGDKVGIIGPNGSGKTTLLRLLLGELSPWKGTVHHGTHIQITYFDQLREQLKEDKTVYYNVGEGSDFITLQGKQRHVMSYLQDFLFSPDRARVSASVLSGGERNRLLLARLFTRPSNVLVMDEPTNDLDIETLELLEELLVDYKGTLLLVSHDRAFLNNVVTSTIVFEGEGQLNEYVGGYDDWLRQRKLGEKTSKKSVNGEPELPVKKRDRPRKLSFKEKRELEILPERIESLETEQDQLHQTMSDPLFYQKQKDEIVGIKTRLSIVDTELADAYQRWETLEKLQD encoded by the coding sequence ATGACATTATTGAGTCTGCAGGAAGTAAGCGTCAGTTTTGGTGGTCTGATTATCCTTGATCGGGTGAGTTTACAGATAGAGCGTGGTGAACGGGTCTGCCTCCTTGGGAGAAACGGTGCAGGAAAGTCAACGTTACTGAAGCTGATCAACGGGGCGGTTCTACCGGATTCTGGAGAGGTTGTTCGGCAAAAAGGACTCCGCAGTGCCTATCTTTCACAGGAAATTCCTCGAGATGTACAGGGAACCGTATTTGACATTGTACTTGATGGCCTGAGAGGTCACGGCCAGGGCAATCCACACGATGAAATTGATCACGATTGGGAGATGCATCATCTGGTGGAAAAGGTGATTTCGCTGATACAGCTGAATGCAGATTCAGAATTCCAGACACTATCTTCCGGCCTGAAACGGAGGGTACTCCTTGCCCGGGGCCTGGTTTGTCAGCCTGAGATTTTACTTCTCGATGAGCCGACAAACCATCTGGATATTGCATCGATCGGCTGGTTGGAAGAGTTTCTCCTTCGCTATAAAGGGACAATTTTTTTTGTAACCCATGACCGTATGTTTTTACAAAAAACAGCCAATCGCATCATGGAACTTGATCGCGGCAAGCTTTCAGACTGGGAGTGTGACTATCAAACGTTTCTTTTACGGAAAGAGGCACTGCTTGATGCTGAGGAAAAGCAGCAGGCAGTTTTTGATAAGAAACTGGCACAGGAAGAGATATGGCTACGGCAGGGGATTAAGGCGCGACGCACACGAAACGAGGGACGGGTAAGGGCCCTTGAGAAAATGCGTGCAGTCCGGAGAGAACGACGCATGGTAACAGGTACAGTGCGGATGAAAACCCATGAGGCTGAACGGTCAGGTGCAAAGATCATAGAGGTAAAGAACCTGGGTTACCGGTATGATGATACCTCTGTTATCAAAGATTTTTCTACAACGATTATGAGGGGAGACAAAGTAGGCATTATCGGCCCGAATGGTTCGGGGAAGACCACACTCTTACGTCTTCTGCTCGGTGAATTGAGCCCCTGGAAGGGGACAGTACATCACGGTACACATATCCAGATTACCTATTTTGATCAGCTCCGTGAACAACTCAAAGAGGATAAGACCGTCTATTACAATGTTGGTGAGGGGAGTGATTTTATTACCTTACAGGGTAAACAGAGGCATGTGATGAGTTATCTGCAGGATTTCCTCTTTTCACCCGACCGTGCGCGTGTTTCTGCCAGTGTTCTTTCCGGTGGCGAGCGTAATCGTCTTCTCCTCGCCCGGCTCTTCACCAGGCCTTCAAACGTTCTCGTAATGGATGAACCGACAAATGATCTCGATATTGAAACTCTGGAACTTCTGGAAGAATTGCTGGTGGATTACAAGGGAACACTCCTCCTGGTCAGTCACGATCGTGCCTTCCTCAACAATGTGGTGACCAGTACCATAGTGTTTGAAGGAGAAGGGCAATTGAATGAATATGTCGGAGGCTATGACGATTGGCTCCGACAGAGAAAGCTGGGCGAAAAAACCTCAAAGAAGTCTGTTAATGGTGAACCGGAACTGCCGGTGAAAAAACGTGACAGGCCGCGTAAGCTCAGCTTTAAAGAAAAACGTGAACTCGAAATCCTGCCGGAGCGGATAGAGTCACTTGAAACTGAACAGGACCAGTTACATCAGACCATGAGCGACCCGCTGTTTTATCAGAAACAGAAAGATGAGATCGTGGGCATAAAGACCCGGTTATCAATTGTGGATACAGAGTTGGCTGATGCGTATCAACGATGGGAAACATTGGAAAAGCTGCAGGATTAA
- a CDS encoding sulfatase-like hydrolase/transferase, whose protein sequence is MKKIKCILLLLTAVLFGLLPITIQAQTFQDLESVPIDRTVLPLKAPYQKPITTLDARDAMAPPIFKVKAPKDSPNVVIIMIDDLGFGGTSAFGGVIATPTFDRLAQSGLMYNHFHSTALCSPTRQALMTGRNHHSVNMGGITEISTSFPGNTGVLPADCAKLPEILRLNGYSTAHFGKCHEVAVWEISPSGPLTRWPTLSGFDKFYGFLGGETNQWSPALYDGITPVENPSKGDPNYHFMNDMTSKAINWIRAQQSLTPDKPFFVYFVPGATHAPHHVPKSYIKKHEGKFDAGWDVIRTQIFENQKRLGVIPADTKLALKPKDIKDWVDLTSDEQKLFARQAEVFAAFLDMTDTEIGRLVQAIEDLGELDNTMIVFIAGDNGTSAEGGMNGMYNEMTYFNGVEEKVEDMLKKADEWGSPSTYPHMAAGWAVCFDSPFTWTKQVPSNYGGTRQGTVIHWPARFKGKGELRTQWHHVIDIAPTILEVAGLPQPTIVNGVGQRPMEGVSMVYTFDNPKAVDRHLVQYFEIMGNRGVYYDGWFAGTVHQFPWAPPRNTLQTDVWELYHVSEDFSMSTDLAAKYPQKLKELQEVFLGEAVKYKVLPIDDRRQERLVAKLAGRPTVMGDRKSLTVYEGMEFLPESDFINTKNTSFDIVAEVESKDDKTNGVIVSQGGRFGGWSLYVKDSKPVYMYNYLGLENYTVASDSTLPADKSTVKLDFTYDGKPKLGGGGTATLSINGKKVGSSRIEKTQFGIWSADETANVGIDRETSVSSDYTEDSSKFTGKIDKVTITLK, encoded by the coding sequence ATGAAAAAGATTAAATGTATCCTTCTATTGCTCACCGCAGTTCTCTTTGGCCTCTTGCCAATTACGATACAGGCGCAAACTTTTCAGGATCTTGAGTCTGTACCGATTGACCGTACGGTTCTGCCGTTGAAGGCGCCGTACCAAAAACCGATTACGACTCTGGATGCGCGCGATGCCATGGCGCCTCCCATATTCAAAGTGAAGGCACCGAAGGATTCGCCCAACGTTGTCATTATCATGATCGATGACCTCGGCTTCGGCGGAACGAGTGCGTTCGGAGGTGTTATTGCCACACCGACGTTTGACCGGCTGGCGCAAAGTGGATTGATGTACAACCACTTTCACTCGACCGCGTTATGCTCCCCGACTCGGCAGGCCCTGATGACAGGCCGCAATCACCATTCGGTCAACATGGGGGGGATCACAGAGATCTCCACATCCTTTCCCGGCAACACGGGCGTGCTCCCAGCGGACTGCGCCAAACTGCCCGAGATCCTACGGCTCAATGGCTACAGCACGGCTCACTTCGGCAAATGTCACGAAGTCGCCGTCTGGGAGATAAGCCCCTCTGGACCGCTCACGCGCTGGCCGACACTGTCGGGCTTTGACAAGTTTTACGGTTTCCTCGGCGGTGAAACGAACCAATGGTCTCCGGCACTCTACGACGGCATCACACCCGTCGAGAACCCGAGCAAGGGAGATCCGAATTACCACTTCATGAACGACATGACGTCAAAAGCCATCAATTGGATCCGTGCTCAGCAGTCACTAACGCCCGATAAACCCTTCTTTGTCTACTTCGTTCCAGGAGCAACGCACGCGCCGCATCACGTGCCGAAGTCGTACATCAAGAAGCACGAGGGGAAGTTCGATGCCGGTTGGGATGTGATACGCACGCAGATCTTCGAGAATCAGAAGCGACTGGGTGTGATTCCGGCGGACACCAAATTGGCCCTTAAACCGAAGGATATCAAGGACTGGGTCGACCTCACCTCAGACGAGCAGAAACTCTTCGCGCGTCAGGCTGAGGTCTTTGCGGCCTTTTTGGATATGACGGACACCGAGATCGGCCGGTTGGTCCAGGCGATTGAGGATCTCGGTGAGCTGGACAATACGATGATAGTCTTCATAGCCGGTGATAACGGAACCAGTGCTGAAGGCGGTATGAACGGAATGTACAACGAGATGACCTACTTTAACGGTGTCGAGGAGAAGGTCGAAGACATGCTCAAGAAGGCTGATGAGTGGGGGAGCCCCAGTACCTATCCCCACATGGCTGCCGGCTGGGCCGTTTGCTTCGATTCTCCGTTCACCTGGACCAAGCAGGTTCCCTCGAACTATGGTGGTACCCGGCAGGGGACGGTTATCCACTGGCCCGCGCGCTTCAAGGGCAAAGGCGAGCTGCGCACTCAGTGGCATCACGTGATCGACATCGCCCCGACCATCCTGGAGGTGGCAGGTCTGCCCCAGCCGACGATCGTCAACGGCGTCGGGCAACGTCCCATGGAAGGGGTAAGCATGGTGTACACGTTTGATAATCCCAAGGCCGTGGACCGGCATCTGGTACAGTACTTCGAGATCATGGGTAACCGAGGCGTGTACTATGACGGCTGGTTTGCCGGCACTGTCCATCAGTTCCCCTGGGCACCGCCACGGAACACTTTACAGACTGACGTCTGGGAGTTGTACCACGTCAGTGAGGACTTCAGCATGTCGACGGATCTCGCTGCGAAATACCCACAAAAGCTCAAGGAGTTGCAGGAGGTCTTCCTCGGAGAAGCGGTTAAGTATAAAGTACTCCCGATCGACGATCGACGACAGGAACGACTCGTCGCCAAACTTGCCGGTCGGCCAACAGTGATGGGTGATCGTAAGTCGCTCACCGTGTACGAAGGGATGGAATTCCTGCCCGAGAGCGATTTTATCAACACCAAGAACACTTCGTTCGACATCGTAGCCGAAGTTGAATCCAAGGATGACAAGACCAACGGGGTGATAGTCAGTCAGGGCGGGCGTTTCGGTGGCTGGAGCCTCTATGTCAAGGACAGCAAACCGGTCTACATGTACAACTACCTGGGACTGGAAAACTATACCGTTGCATCGGACTCCACTTTGCCCGCTGATAAGTCGACGGTAAAACTGGACTTCACTTACGACGGCAAGCCCAAGTTGGGGGGAGGAGGTACGGCCACACTCTCTATCAATGGCAAAAAGGTTGGTTCCAGCCGAATCGAGAAAACGCAGTTCGGTATCTGGTCGGCCGATGAGACTGCAAACGTCGGCATTGACCGGGAAACATCCGTATCCTCGGACTACACCGAGGATAGCAGCAAGTTTACAGGTAAGATCGATAAGGTGACGATCACACTGAAATGA